One Gordonia zhaorongruii DNA segment encodes these proteins:
- the efeO gene encoding iron uptake system protein EfeO codes for MTVSPRVFRSLRTATIIGLAAATPIALAACEAKSSSDGAIAVTSTDDACDLASTDLETGQVNFEIQNQGSKVTEFYVYGKNNRVLGEVENIGPGLKGKLGVEIVEPGTYTVACKPGMVGSGISQELNVTGEVKEKSQAPADVEAAKARYLDYARGQVDGLVAQTETFTNAIKSGDNETARNMFGQVRTFYERIEPVAESFPDLDPKIDMRWDDTEDGKIEFTGFHRLERFLWPPRPEQIGEGGDKVAPADAAHAKSADKKAAIDKIADGLLRDVKALQAEMSKKDFQFETQMFVAGPQALVDEIAATKVGGEEDRYSHTDLFDFAANIDGAETLIAELQPMISKTSPQLMDKITEQFGGIRDAINTLREGDGYVSYDMVDENTRRDLSDQIDALSASLSQVPGIVLQKK; via the coding sequence ATGACCGTCTCTCCCCGCGTGTTCCGCAGTCTCCGCACTGCGACAATCATCGGATTGGCGGCGGCCACCCCGATCGCCCTCGCCGCCTGTGAGGCGAAGTCGAGCAGCGACGGCGCGATCGCGGTGACGTCGACCGACGACGCCTGCGATCTGGCGAGCACCGACCTGGAGACCGGCCAGGTCAACTTCGAGATTCAGAACCAGGGATCCAAGGTCACCGAGTTCTACGTGTACGGGAAGAACAACCGCGTGCTCGGCGAGGTCGAGAACATCGGTCCCGGCCTCAAGGGCAAGCTCGGCGTCGAGATCGTCGAGCCGGGTACCTACACGGTGGCGTGCAAGCCGGGCATGGTCGGCAGCGGCATCAGCCAGGAACTGAACGTCACCGGTGAGGTAAAGGAGAAGAGCCAGGCCCCCGCCGATGTCGAGGCCGCGAAGGCGCGCTACCTCGATTACGCACGCGGTCAGGTAGATGGACTGGTCGCGCAGACGGAGACGTTCACCAACGCGATCAAGTCGGGCGACAACGAGACCGCACGCAACATGTTCGGCCAGGTCCGCACGTTCTACGAGCGGATCGAGCCGGTCGCCGAATCGTTCCCGGACCTGGATCCGAAGATCGACATGCGCTGGGATGACACCGAGGACGGCAAGATCGAGTTCACCGGCTTTCACCGCCTGGAGCGCTTCCTGTGGCCGCCGAGGCCCGAGCAGATCGGCGAGGGCGGCGACAAGGTGGCTCCGGCCGACGCCGCGCACGCGAAGAGCGCCGATAAGAAGGCGGCCATCGACAAGATCGCCGACGGACTGCTCCGCGATGTGAAGGCTCTGCAGGCCGAGATGTCGAAGAAGGATTTCCAGTTCGAGACGCAGATGTTCGTCGCCGGGCCGCAGGCACTGGTCGACGAGATCGCGGCCACCAAGGTCGGCGGTGAGGAAGACCGTTACAGCCACACTGACCTGTTCGACTTCGCCGCCAACATCGACGGCGCCGAGACGCTGATCGCCGAACTGCAGCCGATGATCTCGAAGACCAGCCCGCAGCTAATGGACAAGATCACCGAGCAGTTCGGGGGCATCCGCGACGCCATCAACACACTCCGTGAGGGCGACGGCTACGTCTCGTACGACATGGTCGACGAGAACACCCGCCGCGACCTGTCGGACCAGATCGACGCCCTGTCGGCGAGCCTCTCCCAGGTGCCCGGCATCGTCCTGCAGAAGAAGTGA
- a CDS encoding HNH endonuclease signature motif containing protein codes for MTATLFTDTDPDQLTEDELAERLIGYASQTAALTARFLDYLAAFDTRHGWSGEGIASCAHWLSWRVGLSLRTAQDHVRVAQALVDLSCLRSRFHNGEVSYSKVRAITRIATPIRDEELTTFALSATAAQVERLVAGIRRQDRSEDPESEDEAPESAAHWSWKDDGTLTVSMRLTALDGARFLAAVVRAEYERTRTTADDAPLPTEMSGEADPNQMPHDLWRNVPYNVASAVVAMSDTIVDGVKMPEVAVGGELLIHEIDGVASLDEGPALRSAERDEAHCDASLRVVRHGEGDAMSVSGRRVGPILRWGRKRRVPNAALVRTVMMRDRSCRSPGCGRTRHLHIHHVQPWSEGGTTDPDNLILLCSQHHRALHGGQFSIKALGHQRFAFRGTQGEPLVAAPLHRAPDGWRPSPHVPVDGVDPTGGGRLDLGYATEVLYAAWQWKAERVEEVAAAA; via the coding sequence ATGACCGCGACTCTGTTCACCGACACCGACCCCGACCAGTTGACCGAGGATGAACTCGCTGAGCGTCTGATCGGCTACGCCTCTCAAACGGCGGCTCTCACCGCACGATTCCTCGACTACCTCGCCGCGTTCGACACCCGCCACGGGTGGTCCGGCGAAGGCATCGCATCGTGCGCGCACTGGTTGTCCTGGCGAGTCGGCCTCAGTTTGCGCACTGCGCAGGACCACGTCCGCGTCGCTCAAGCACTCGTCGACTTGTCCTGCCTGCGCAGCAGGTTCCACAACGGTGAGGTCTCCTATTCGAAGGTCCGCGCGATCACGCGTATCGCCACACCGATCCGAGACGAAGAGTTGACCACGTTCGCCCTGTCGGCGACCGCGGCGCAAGTCGAGCGACTGGTAGCGGGTATCCGGCGCCAGGACCGTTCAGAAGATCCCGAATCCGAGGACGAGGCTCCCGAGTCCGCGGCGCACTGGTCGTGGAAGGACGACGGCACTCTGACAGTGTCAATGCGACTCACTGCGCTGGACGGCGCCCGTTTCCTCGCTGCCGTCGTACGCGCCGAGTACGAACGCACCCGAACTACCGCTGACGACGCACCTCTGCCAACTGAAATGTCTGGCGAGGCGGACCCGAATCAGATGCCGCACGACCTGTGGCGCAACGTTCCGTACAACGTCGCCTCGGCCGTCGTCGCGATGTCCGACACGATCGTCGACGGCGTGAAGATGCCGGAGGTCGCCGTCGGCGGCGAACTCCTGATTCACGAGATCGACGGAGTTGCCTCGTTGGACGAAGGGCCTGCGCTGCGTTCCGCGGAACGCGACGAAGCACATTGCGATGCATCGTTGCGGGTCGTTCGTCACGGCGAGGGTGACGCGATGTCCGTCAGTGGTCGACGAGTCGGACCGATTCTGAGGTGGGGGCGGAAGCGCCGCGTTCCGAACGCAGCGCTCGTTCGTACCGTGATGATGCGTGACCGCTCATGCCGATCCCCCGGATGCGGCCGGACCCGACACCTGCACATCCACCACGTTCAGCCGTGGTCAGAGGGTGGGACAACCGATCCCGATAACCTGATCCTGCTGTGCAGCCAGCATCACCGCGCACTCCACGGCGGACAGTTCTCCATCAAGGCGCTTGGGCACCAACGCTTCGCGTTCCGCGGAACGCAGGGCGAGCCACTCGTCGCCGCGCCGCTGCATCGTGCACCCGACGGCTGGCGACCCAGCCCACACGTCCCTGTGGACGGAGTCGACCCGACGGGCGGCGGCCGACTCGACCTTGGTTACGCCACCGAGGTGCTATATGCGGCGTGGCAGTGGAAGGCTGAGCGGGTCGAGGAAGTTGCTGCCGCAGCGTGA
- a CDS encoding pyridoxamine 5'-phosphate oxidase family protein: protein MGELTEAQIDEFLRALHVGVLSIERKSNPPLAVPIWYDVNDDGNIIMFTGETAFKAKLIEKAGRASYTVQQESLPYTYVAVEGRATVEPVDEATILRIAVRYLGEEEGAKFVRQGGGVLDSVLITVHRDRVRSFTYGG, encoded by the coding sequence ATGGGAGAACTGACCGAGGCGCAGATCGACGAGTTCTTGCGTGCGCTGCACGTCGGAGTGCTGTCGATTGAGCGGAAATCGAATCCACCACTCGCCGTACCGATCTGGTACGACGTGAACGACGACGGAAACATCATCATGTTCACCGGGGAGACAGCCTTCAAGGCGAAGCTGATCGAGAAGGCCGGCCGTGCGTCGTACACGGTGCAGCAGGAGTCGCTGCCGTACACGTATGTGGCGGTGGAAGGCCGTGCGACGGTCGAGCCGGTTGATGAAGCGACGATTCTGCGCATCGCCGTTCGGTACCTGGGGGAAGAGGAAGGCGCCAAGTTCGTGAGGCAGGGTGGTGGCGTGCTGGATTCCGTGCTGATCACGGTGCACCGTGATCGGGTGAGGTCGTTTACTTACGGGGGTTGA
- the efeB gene encoding iron uptake transporter deferrochelatase/peroxidase subunit, with product MTDGNVSRRAVLGAAGAGLAVGGVAGAVGGFSAGSSEGAEATDQVVPFRGAHQAGIVTEAQDRLHFAAFDVITDSRDDLIDMLKKWTSAAERMTRGETTVENGALGLGDYVPPADTGEALGLSPAHLTLTVGFGPGLFGPNAADPNRKDRFGIGGRKPAALADLPAFAAEKIEPSRSFGDICIQACADDPQVAVHAIRNLARIGVGVVSVRWSQLGFGRTSSTTRSQETPRNMFGFKDGTANMRAEDSEVADEWVWVGQEDNPPAAQWMTGGTYLVARRIRMDIEPWDRAHLLEQENIVGRTKGEGAPLGQSNEFDEPDFNITSYGAPMIPKTAHVRLAHPSQHGGAQLLRRGYNFTDGSDGFGHLDAGLFFIAFNRDTFKQFVPIQHELSRKDAMTEYLIPNASAVFAVPPGLKDGEWWGQHLFV from the coding sequence GTGACTGACGGCAACGTCTCACGCCGCGCCGTCCTCGGGGCAGCAGGCGCCGGGCTGGCTGTCGGTGGTGTAGCCGGTGCGGTCGGCGGTTTCTCCGCCGGATCGTCCGAGGGCGCCGAGGCCACGGATCAGGTGGTCCCGTTCCGCGGCGCGCATCAGGCAGGCATCGTCACCGAGGCGCAGGACCGCCTCCACTTCGCGGCCTTCGACGTGATCACCGATTCACGCGACGACCTGATCGACATGCTGAAGAAGTGGACGTCGGCCGCCGAGCGGATGACACGCGGCGAGACGACCGTCGAGAACGGTGCGCTCGGTCTCGGCGATTACGTGCCACCCGCCGACACCGGTGAAGCGCTGGGGCTCTCCCCCGCCCACCTGACTCTCACGGTCGGCTTCGGTCCAGGACTGTTCGGTCCGAACGCCGCGGACCCGAATCGCAAGGACCGCTTCGGGATCGGCGGCCGCAAGCCGGCCGCGCTAGCCGACCTGCCCGCGTTCGCGGCCGAGAAGATCGAGCCGTCCCGTTCGTTCGGCGACATCTGCATCCAGGCGTGCGCCGACGATCCCCAGGTCGCCGTCCACGCGATCCGCAACCTGGCGCGCATCGGCGTCGGCGTGGTGTCGGTCCGCTGGTCGCAGTTGGGGTTCGGCCGGACTTCCTCGACCACCCGGTCGCAAGAGACGCCCCGCAACATGTTCGGGTTCAAGGACGGCACCGCCAACATGCGAGCCGAGGACTCCGAGGTCGCAGACGAGTGGGTCTGGGTCGGCCAGGAGGACAATCCTCCTGCGGCGCAATGGATGACGGGCGGCACGTACCTCGTCGCGCGCCGCATCCGCATGGACATCGAACCGTGGGACCGCGCCCATCTCCTCGAGCAGGAGAACATCGTCGGCCGCACCAAGGGCGAGGGCGCTCCGCTCGGCCAGTCCAACGAGTTCGACGAGCCCGACTTCAACATCACGTCGTACGGCGCACCGATGATCCCGAAGACCGCCCACGTCCGCCTGGCGCACCCGTCACAGCACGGCGGAGCCCAGTTGCTGCGCCGCGGCTACAACTTCACCGACGGCTCCGACGGCTTCGGCCACCTGGACGCCGGTCTGTTCTTCATCGCCTTCAACCGCGACACCTTCAAGCAGTTCGTCCCCATCCAGCACGAACTGTCCCGCAAGGACGCGATGACCGAGTACCTCATACCCAACGCCTCCGCCGTCTTCGCCGTCCCCCCGGGCCTCAAAGACGGCGAGTGGTGGGGCCAGCACTTGTTCGTGTAG